The sequence TTCAGTACTTGATTTCTGACTACTTAGTACAAATAAATTTAGGTTGGAATAATAAAGTTTTATTTGATTTTTTTCTTTTTTAGAAGCCTTACTTTGGGAAGTGTCACTTTGGTTTGATGACTTTTGTTTTGAATTAGATTTTTCTGAAGATTTATTATCTTGGAGGATAGTACCATTTTCGAGCAAAAGTTTCAGACCTCTTGGAGTTACTGTTGCATCTACAATTCCATTGACTAAAGGGTCAATAAAAATTAAGCTTAAAGTTCTATATGGCTTAAGGTTGAAATCTCCAGTAACAGCTTTAGTTAGAGCCAACTTTATCTGAGGTTTTAGACTTTTTCTAACTGATGGAAAATTTATGTAATTAGCATAAGTAGTTTGATCTTGATTCTTAAGAGCCTTTTGAAATTCAAATAATGCAATATATGGAGAAATATAATAACAGGTACCTAATAAAGTTGAAGATAAAATTATTATTCTAAGAAAATACTTTTTTGGACTAAATTCAATAGTGAATTTCATTTTTTAATTAAAAAGCGAATTTGCGGTGGAGCAATTACCAAGTTTTTTCCAACGTTCTAAGTTCTGTT comes from Prochlorococcus sp. MIT 1307 and encodes:
- a CDS encoding DUF2939 domain-containing protein — encoded protein: MKFTIEFSPKKYFLRIIILSSTLLGTCYYISPYIALFEFQKALKNQDQTTYANYINFPSVRKSLKPQIKLALTKAVTGDFNLKPYRTLSLIFIDPLVNGIVDATVTPRGLKLLLENGTILQDNKSSEKSNSKQKSSNQSDTSQSKASKKEKNQIKLYYSNLNLFVLSSQKSSTETPIKAFWQRNGLFKWKLSSFIIPSDFLNLR